A genomic window from Salvia splendens isolate huo1 chromosome 11, SspV2, whole genome shotgun sequence includes:
- the LOC121756232 gene encoding eukaryotic translation initiation factor 5A-2, whose translation MSDEEHQFESKADAGASKTYPQQAGTIRKNGYIVIKGRPCKVVEVSTSKTGKHGHAKCHFVAIDIFTAKKLEDIVPSSHNCDVPHVNRTDYQLIDISEDGFVSLLTDNGNTKDDLRLPTDEALLTQIKDGFAEGKDLVVSVMSAMGEEQICALKDIGPK comes from the exons ATGTCTGACGAGGAGCATCAGTTCGAGTCCAAGGCCGACGCCGGAGCTTCCAAAACTTATCCCCAGCAGGCCGGGACTATCCGTAAGAACGGATACATTGTCATCAAAGGTCGTCCTTGCAAG GTTGTTGAAGTCTCGACCTCCAAAACTGGAAAGCACGGTCACGCCAAATGTCATTTTGTTGCTATTGATATTTTCACTGCAAAGAAGCTTGAAGATATTGTCCCATCTTCCCATAATTGTGAT GTTCCACACGTCAACCGTACTGACTACCAGCTCATTGACATTTCTGAGGATGGATTT GTGAGTTTGTTGACTGACAATGGCAACACTAAAGATGACCTCAGGCTTCCAACTGATGAGGCTCTGCTAACTCAG ATCAAGGATGGCTTTGCTGAGGGAAAAGATCTGGTTGTGAGTGTTATGTCAGCCATGGGAGAGGAGCAGATCTGTGCCCTTAAGGATATTGGTCCCAAGTAA